One Argonema galeatum A003/A1 DNA segment encodes these proteins:
- a CDS encoding L-threonylcarbamoyladenylate synthase, which produces MTQVPLDILVDKARSGYLVSFLTDTVPALAALPEKGDLIFEAKQRRQDKPLILMGARSFDLWPFCRGTAQELQFWQKIADRYWPGAITLVLPASERVPVSINLTDPTTIGLRVPNCALARQILAQTGPLATTSANLSGQPPLQTMSEIEAQFPDVLTLVPSPLESTNTSGGIPSTVAKWTGSGWEILRQGAVYLEVC; this is translated from the coding sequence ATGACCCAAGTCCCCCTTGACATTCTGGTAGATAAAGCACGTTCTGGCTATCTGGTAAGCTTTCTTACAGATACTGTGCCAGCATTGGCAGCTTTGCCGGAGAAGGGAGATTTAATTTTTGAGGCGAAGCAACGGCGACAAGATAAACCGCTGATTTTGATGGGTGCGAGGTCATTTGACCTCTGGCCTTTTTGTAGGGGAACTGCCCAAGAGTTGCAGTTTTGGCAGAAAATTGCCGATCGCTACTGGCCTGGTGCTATAACCTTGGTATTACCGGCGTCAGAGAGGGTTCCTGTCTCGATTAACCTAACTGACCCTACAACTATTGGGTTGCGAGTGCCGAATTGTGCTCTAGCTCGTCAGATTCTAGCCCAAACTGGCCCACTGGCAACCACCAGCGCCAATTTATCAGGTCAGCCCCCTTTGCAAACAATGTCAGAAATTGAAGCCCAGTTTCCCGACGTTCTGACTCTTGTGCCTTCTCCATTAGAATCAACCAATACAAGTGGCGGTATTCCTTCCACAGTTGCCAAATGGACGGGCAGTGGTTGGGAAATATTACGACAAGGAGCGGTTTACTTGGAAGTCTGTTAG
- a CDS encoding ABC transporter substrate-binding protein: MLKYQQSITTKASRPRHGALAKLVAGISLLLLPSACQTSSSALKIGTLLPITGDLSQFGSPMQDSASLLVKTVNGCGGVLGKPVELISEDDQTQPAAGATAMSKLAEVNRVGGVVGAAGSAVSSAAVDIAVRNQVVQISPASTSPIFTERAKKGDFKGFWFRTAPPDTFQGQALAKLAKAKGYKSVAVLAINNDYGNGLVQSFIPAFEALGGKVVNRDKPTRYAPNASTFESEVGAAFGGKPNAVLLIAYPETGTLILKAAYQQGLLGKQTQVLVTEGMKEAKVAQLVGKNTAGQYIAAGIIGTAPNATGPALAAFRDRYQTTYKRQPGVYDPNSWDAAAVLVLAAEAAKSPTGAAIQEKILSVANQPGQEVGDVCQALSLIREGKDINYQGASGNVDFDVQGDVTGSYDVWTIDTAGNLKVTDLITVGGS, encoded by the coding sequence ATGCTGAAATATCAACAATCTATCACCACAAAGGCAAGCCGACCACGCCACGGGGCGTTAGCCAAACTCGTCGCAGGCATTAGTCTGCTGTTACTCCCCTCTGCCTGTCAGACTAGCAGCAGTGCGCTCAAAATTGGCACTCTCCTACCCATCACCGGGGATTTGTCTCAATTCGGCTCACCCATGCAGGATAGTGCCAGTTTACTTGTAAAAACTGTTAATGGCTGTGGGGGCGTTTTGGGTAAGCCTGTAGAACTAATCTCTGAAGACGATCAAACTCAGCCTGCTGCCGGTGCCACAGCTATGAGTAAGCTAGCTGAAGTGAATCGGGTGGGCGGTGTCGTCGGGGCAGCTGGAAGCGCGGTTTCTAGTGCCGCTGTGGATATTGCCGTTCGCAATCAAGTCGTGCAAATTTCTCCCGCCAGTACCAGCCCCATATTCACAGAAAGAGCAAAAAAAGGAGATTTCAAGGGATTTTGGTTCCGCACCGCCCCACCCGACACATTTCAGGGTCAAGCACTCGCGAAACTGGCAAAAGCAAAAGGCTATAAGTCTGTAGCGGTTCTGGCTATTAATAACGATTATGGCAACGGTTTAGTGCAATCTTTTATCCCCGCCTTTGAAGCTTTGGGCGGCAAAGTCGTGAATCGGGATAAACCCACCCGTTACGCGCCTAATGCTTCCACCTTTGAATCGGAAGTGGGGGCAGCTTTTGGGGGCAAACCAAACGCTGTCCTCCTGATTGCCTACCCAGAAACGGGTACTTTAATCCTTAAAGCGGCTTACCAACAAGGATTACTCGGTAAGCAAACTCAAGTCCTGGTTACGGAGGGGATGAAAGAAGCCAAAGTGGCGCAGCTGGTGGGGAAAAATACTGCTGGGCAATACATCGCTGCTGGCATTATTGGGACGGCCCCGAATGCAACCGGCCCAGCTTTAGCCGCATTTCGCGATCGCTACCAAACCACCTACAAGCGTCAGCCTGGAGTCTATGACCCCAACAGCTGGGATGCGGCGGCTGTCTTGGTTCTCGCCGCTGAAGCTGCCAAATCCCCCACAGGTGCTGCCATCCAAGAAAAAATACTATCCGTCGCCAATCAACCAGGACAAGAAGTCGGCGATGTTTGTCAGGCTCTCTCTCTCATCCGCGAAGGCAAAGATATTAACTACCAGGGAGCCAGCGGCAATGTAGACTTCGATGTCCAAGGAGATGTGACGGGCAGTTACGATGTTTGGACTATTGACACCGCTGGCAACCTCAAAGTGACGGATCTCATCACTGTCGGCGGTTCGTAG
- a CDS encoding AAA family ATPase, with amino-acid sequence MRLLRVQVPNFRVLQNVDITFEKDFFPSIFPLGSQNGGGKSTLLQLIFGLLHCSTNPDRVDFLKNLLYGFKIYDHSSERILLIIDILDGEKPIKLEFFICDNSYIGDSIQAIKAGIKDKNGFAFSMEKLENVKNKISDFTKESKQLEKSLSRLEKVKRIENDEQKIIHLKNEITELQKLGLLQESQLGDPLILSFGNSSMPSFEEVQNEIQQRLEYLASNIYQSNTERKQIEQTLKEVLNFLQLNNWLYVCHYSADGDEAEEDILLCRIDNIDITQTESFLKELSQKIFLAAPATQVFLFLSPKSRKLLFREQNEENDYYSQLKDAKSKLTGFFTYDFLAVYLLIESFKAARDKDFRKAIQTGEYGNSYQELIKDLNLLLLNKKINLETDFSGVNFKLDKDDENIELYPEDLSHGELKRLSIYMWLKYYNIENAIVLMDEIEIAFHPDWQYQIISDLKEWAPSNQYILATHSYELCQALTPAHVKELEPKLLKQNPSN; translated from the coding sequence ATGCGTTTACTACGAGTCCAAGTTCCTAACTTTCGCGTGTTACAAAATGTCGATATTACTTTTGAAAAAGATTTTTTCCCTAGTATTTTCCCGCTTGGCAGTCAAAATGGAGGCGGGAAAAGTACACTTTTACAATTAATTTTTGGATTACTGCATTGTTCTACTAATCCCGATCGCGTAGATTTTTTGAAAAATTTGCTTTATGGGTTTAAAATTTACGATCATTCTAGTGAAAGAATACTATTAATAATTGATATTTTGGATGGAGAAAAACCTATAAAACTTGAGTTTTTTATTTGTGATAATTCTTATATTGGAGATTCAATCCAAGCTATAAAAGCAGGAATTAAGGATAAAAATGGTTTTGCATTTTCTATGGAAAAATTAGAAAATGTAAAAAATAAAATTTCCGATTTTACCAAAGAAAGTAAACAATTAGAAAAAAGCTTATCTCGACTGGAAAAAGTGAAAAGAATTGAAAATGATGAACAAAAAATAATCCATCTTAAAAATGAAATTACCGAGCTTCAAAAATTAGGATTACTTCAAGAATCTCAATTAGGAGACCCTTTGATTCTATCTTTCGGTAACTCTAGTATGCCATCTTTTGAAGAAGTTCAAAACGAAATACAACAAAGATTGGAATACCTTGCATCGAATATTTACCAATCCAATACTGAGCGTAAACAGATTGAGCAGACTCTAAAAGAGGTTTTAAATTTTTTACAATTAAACAATTGGCTCTATGTATGCCACTATTCGGCGGACGGGGATGAAGCTGAAGAGGATATTTTACTTTGCCGTATAGATAACATAGATATAACTCAAACAGAATCTTTTCTCAAAGAACTTTCACAAAAAATATTTCTGGCTGCTCCTGCTACCCAAGTTTTCCTTTTTCTTTCTCCTAAATCAAGAAAACTATTATTCAGAGAGCAAAATGAAGAAAACGATTACTATTCACAGCTAAAAGATGCCAAATCTAAGTTAACAGGTTTTTTTACTTATGATTTTCTAGCTGTATATCTACTAATTGAATCCTTTAAAGCAGCTAGAGATAAAGATTTTAGAAAAGCTATACAAACAGGTGAATATGGTAATAGCTATCAAGAACTTATTAAGGATTTGAATCTCCTGTTACTAAACAAAAAGATAAATTTAGAAACAGACTTTTCTGGCGTCAACTTTAAATTAGATAAAGATGATGAGAATATAGAGCTATATCCAGAAGATTTAAGTCATGGCGAATTAAAGAGACTAAGCATTTATATGTGGCTGAAATACTATAATATAGAAAATGCGATCGTCCTCATGGATGAAATAGAAATTGCATTTCATCCTGATTGGCAATATCAAATAATTTCAGACCTCAAAGAATGGGCACCGAGTAATCAATATATTTTGGCAACTCATTCTTATGAGCTATGTCAAGCACTTACACCTGCTCATGTTAAGGAACTAGAACCAAAACTTCTTAAGCAAAACCCTTCCAATTAA
- the rpmA gene encoding 50S ribosomal protein L27, whose product MAHKKGTGSTRNGRDSNAQRLGVKRFGGQVVKAGNILIRQRGTKFHPGNNVGIGSDDTLFALTDGIVTFERKGKTRKKVSVYPKVVAEIAAEPVAVAV is encoded by the coding sequence ATGGCTCACAAGAAAGGTACTGGTAGTACACGCAACGGTCGCGACTCAAATGCCCAGCGTCTCGGCGTCAAACGCTTCGGCGGTCAAGTTGTCAAAGCAGGCAACATTCTCATCCGTCAGCGCGGAACCAAGTTTCACCCCGGCAATAACGTGGGTATCGGCAGCGACGACACCCTGTTTGCCCTCACGGATGGCATCGTCACCTTTGAAAGAAAGGGTAAAACCCGCAAGAAAGTCAGCGTTTACCCCAAAGTTGTTGCTGAAATTGCAGCTGAACCCGTAGCAGTTGCGGTCTAA
- the hemB gene encoding porphobilinogen synthase has translation MFPINRPRRLRTSPQLRRMVRENALTTSDLIYPLFAVPGEAIAKEVKSMPGVYQLSVDKIVEEAKEVYDLGIPSIILFGIPEDKDADATGAWHDCGIVQKAATAVKEAVPDLVVIADTCLCEYTSHGHCGYLEVGDLSGRVLNDPTLELLKKTAVSQAKAGADIIAPSGMMDGFVQAIRIGLDEAGYQDTPILSYAAKYASAYYGPFRDAAESIPQFGDRRTYQMDPGNAREALKEIELDIAEGADMLMVKPALAYMDVIWRVKEATNLPVAAYNVSGEYSMIKAAALNGWIDEERVVMETLTGFKRAGADLILTYHAKDAARWM, from the coding sequence ATGTTCCCCATCAATCGCCCCCGCCGCCTCCGCACCTCACCTCAGCTTCGCCGCATGGTGCGTGAAAATGCTTTAACAACAAGCGATCTAATATATCCGCTGTTTGCAGTACCGGGCGAAGCAATTGCTAAAGAAGTTAAATCTATGCCGGGTGTCTACCAACTTTCGGTAGACAAAATTGTCGAAGAAGCCAAAGAAGTTTATGACCTGGGCATCCCTTCTATCATCCTGTTTGGCATTCCTGAAGATAAAGATGCAGATGCTACCGGGGCTTGGCACGATTGTGGAATTGTACAAAAAGCAGCCACGGCAGTAAAAGAAGCTGTACCGGATTTGGTTGTAATAGCTGATACCTGCCTCTGCGAATATACCAGTCACGGCCACTGCGGCTATCTGGAAGTTGGCGACTTAAGCGGGCGCGTATTGAACGATCCAACATTGGAATTACTGAAGAAAACAGCCGTTTCTCAAGCTAAAGCCGGTGCGGATATCATCGCGCCTTCTGGAATGATGGACGGTTTTGTACAGGCAATTCGGATCGGATTGGATGAAGCTGGGTATCAAGATACACCGATTCTTTCCTACGCAGCTAAGTATGCTTCGGCCTACTACGGGCCGTTCCGGGATGCAGCGGAGTCAATACCCCAATTTGGCGATCGCAGAACCTACCAAATGGACCCAGGGAACGCCCGCGAAGCCCTTAAGGAAATCGAACTGGACATCGCCGAAGGAGCCGATATGCTCATGGTAAAACCGGCTCTTGCCTATATGGACGTGATCTGGCGTGTCAAAGAAGCTACTAACTTGCCGGTTGCGGCTTACAATGTTTCTGGCGAGTATTCCATGATCAAGGCAGCTGCTCTCAACGGCTGGATTGATGAGGAGCGGGTAGTAATGGAAACTTTGACCGGCTTCAAGCGGGCTGGAGCAGATCTGATTTTAACCTATCATGCTAAAGATGCTGCCCGTTGGATGTAG
- a CDS encoding Tic22 family protein: MKSIVRWGATLGLIGSTLLSTLFVGNLRALALTQEEVVQKLRPIPVFIVANPQSGELLVGRVNNAQGANAANGQNNVSVARIFISQQDAQAFLDKLKTERPEIGRNMQVIPRSLGELYQRAQENKNQAERLVFDMVPVKQQVDSALAMLRQNGQRENEFNGVPLFIPRGGPEKGYITMQIPEMGNQQIIPVFFSREDAQNMLNQFKRQNPQQASNADIEVVNFEGVIQTLTSKNDQWLNQLMLIPPPEAREFLRSIQQSGRQNQNSPGTGTTTPPARNNRSQPAAPPANRQQNR; encoded by the coding sequence ATGAAATCGATAGTTCGCTGGGGTGCAACATTAGGTCTGATTGGCAGTACCTTACTAAGCACTTTGTTCGTCGGAAATCTGCGGGCACTTGCCCTCACACAAGAGGAGGTTGTGCAAAAGCTAAGACCGATACCAGTATTTATTGTTGCTAATCCGCAATCTGGTGAATTACTGGTCGGTCGTGTAAATAATGCACAGGGCGCTAATGCGGCGAATGGACAGAACAATGTTTCCGTAGCTCGCATTTTTATCAGCCAACAAGATGCTCAGGCTTTTTTGGATAAGCTGAAAACTGAAAGACCTGAGATCGGCAGAAATATGCAGGTAATACCAAGATCTCTGGGGGAATTATACCAGCGGGCTCAAGAAAATAAAAACCAGGCAGAGCGGTTGGTATTTGATATGGTGCCGGTCAAGCAGCAAGTAGATTCGGCATTGGCGATGCTGCGGCAAAACGGTCAAAGGGAAAACGAATTTAATGGGGTGCCACTATTCATTCCCAGAGGCGGGCCGGAGAAAGGATATATAACTATGCAAATTCCGGAAATGGGCAACCAGCAGATTATTCCGGTGTTCTTCAGTAGGGAAGATGCACAGAATATGTTGAATCAATTTAAGCGACAAAATCCCCAACAGGCTTCCAATGCTGATATTGAGGTGGTGAACTTTGAGGGAGTGATTCAGACTTTGACGAGCAAAAATGACCAATGGTTAAATCAACTGATGTTGATTCCGCCGCCAGAAGCGAGGGAATTTTTGCGATCGATCCAACAATCTGGTCGCCAAAACCAGAATTCGCCTGGGACTGGCACAACTACTCCCCCTGCTCGCAATAATCGATCGCAACCAGCCGCACCGCCAGCAAACAGACAGCAAAATAGGTGA
- the prmC gene encoding peptide chain release factor N(5)-glutamine methyltransferase — MTNDKIVSGLELWQWRQSALVSAKAADVPTMEVDWILQEVAGLDRLALRLESFKNWPQIELKLPLSELKQLWCMRLHDRLPVQYITGITPWRHFKLAVSPAVLIPRPETECLIDLAIEAVKRGAANLPCPMPHWADLGTGSGAIAIGLADAFSKATIHAVDESFAALSIAQQNAQEIGFTDKIKFYQGSWFEPLQALKGQLSGMVSNPPYIPSEMVLTLQPEVTKHEPHLALDGGNDGLDCIRHLVETAPDYLLPGGLWLIEMMAGQAEAVAELLQLNGNYTEIQIFSDLGGIDRFALAYRC, encoded by the coding sequence ATGACCAATGACAAAATTGTTTCCGGTCTAGAACTTTGGCAGTGGCGTCAGAGTGCGTTAGTCAGCGCTAAGGCAGCTGATGTCCCGACTATGGAGGTGGACTGGATATTGCAAGAAGTAGCTGGACTCGATCGGTTGGCATTGCGTTTGGAGTCGTTTAAAAATTGGCCTCAGATTGAACTAAAGCTGCCACTATCAGAGTTGAAACAACTGTGGTGTATGCGTCTTCACGATCGCTTGCCAGTACAGTATATAACTGGAATAACTCCCTGGCGGCATTTTAAATTGGCGGTTTCCCCAGCGGTGCTGATTCCCAGACCGGAGACAGAGTGCCTGATCGATTTAGCTATTGAAGCTGTCAAAAGAGGGGCGGCAAATCTCCCATGTCCCATGCCCCATTGGGCTGATTTGGGGACTGGGAGTGGCGCGATCGCGATCGGTTTGGCAGATGCCTTTTCTAAAGCTACAATTCATGCTGTGGACGAAAGCTTTGCTGCCCTATCCATTGCCCAGCAGAACGCCCAAGAAATAGGATTTACCGACAAAATCAAGTTTTATCAAGGTTCTTGGTTTGAGCCTTTACAGGCTCTTAAAGGCCAACTGAGCGGTATGGTATCGAATCCACCTTACATTCCCAGCGAAATGGTACTGACTCTGCAACCGGAAGTCACCAAACACGAACCGCACCTCGCCTTGGATGGTGGAAACGATGGTTTGGACTGCATTCGGCACTTAGTAGAGACAGCACCAGATTACCTGCTTCCTGGTGGCTTATGGTTGATTGAGATGATGGCAGGACAGGCAGAAGCGGTAGCGGAATTGTTGCAACTAAACGGGAATTATACCGAAATTCAGATATTCTCAGATTTAGGGGGAATCGATCGATTTGCTTTGGCTTATCGTTGTTAA
- a CDS encoding GNAT family N-acetyltransferase, translated as MDGRNIKFCDLRSQVDLNQLQELFKLAAFWAQNRKIEDLAVAIANSDPVISVWDENRLIGFCRANSDCVYRATIWDVVIHPDYRGLSLGRKMIETLLDHPRISRVERVYLMTTYQQGFYLRLGFQFPNPSTTMVLYNKPQATSLPAPAMASGESLRG; from the coding sequence ATGGATGGTCGTAATATTAAGTTCTGCGATTTGCGATCGCAAGTAGACCTCAATCAACTACAGGAACTGTTTAAACTGGCGGCTTTCTGGGCGCAAAACCGGAAAATAGAAGATTTGGCAGTTGCTATAGCCAACAGCGATCCTGTAATCAGTGTCTGGGACGAAAATCGGTTAATCGGGTTTTGCAGGGCAAACTCAGATTGCGTCTATAGGGCCACAATTTGGGATGTCGTGATTCACCCCGATTATCGCGGACTTAGCCTGGGACGCAAGATGATCGAAACACTGTTAGATCATCCGCGGATCAGCCGCGTAGAGAGAGTATATCTGATGACTACATATCAACAGGGCTTTTACTTGAGACTTGGTTTTCAGTTTCCCAACCCCAGTACCACAATGGTGCTGTACAACAAACCCCAAGCTACTTCCCTTCCTGCCCCAGCGATGGCGTCTGGAGAATCATTAAGGGGATAG
- a CDS encoding sensor histidine kinase, whose protein sequence is MDSNPEVLALKEKLQQAEVAYHMAAEMSQFKAGFLARISHELRSPLNSLIGLHQIILSDLCEDPAEEREFVAQAHASALKMVALLDEILKVARTEYGTNQLEIQPVQLAQVLAQVYDLTHLQAANRNLRLQVMPADPEIYVMADHRWLRQVLMNLVDTPLKLMQEGNITVSVHPDAASGYVRIWIEDERPASTWTDRVDLFGSVPETDKSIKTDKTIDENFTLSPGLTLLICQTLLELMKGCLEVLAVPSPGAESNVTRIQCSIPLMILQTPSLGQEGK, encoded by the coding sequence ATGGACTCTAACCCAGAAGTATTGGCGCTCAAAGAAAAATTGCAGCAGGCTGAAGTAGCCTATCACATGGCAGCTGAGATGAGCCAATTTAAAGCTGGTTTTTTGGCTCGAATTTCCCACGAATTGCGATCGCCTCTCAATAGTCTAATTGGTCTGCATCAGATAATTCTGTCCGATTTGTGCGAAGACCCAGCTGAAGAAAGAGAATTTGTGGCGCAAGCCCATGCCTCTGCCTTGAAAATGGTAGCATTGCTCGATGAAATTCTCAAAGTTGCCAGAACAGAATATGGCACAAATCAGCTGGAAATACAGCCTGTGCAACTAGCACAGGTTTTAGCGCAAGTCTATGACTTGACCCACTTACAGGCGGCAAATCGCAACCTCCGTCTTCAAGTAATGCCAGCCGACCCGGAAATTTATGTCATGGCAGACCACCGCTGGTTGCGGCAGGTGTTAATGAATTTGGTGGACACGCCACTGAAACTGATGCAGGAAGGTAACATTACCGTTTCCGTCCATCCAGATGCGGCATCGGGGTATGTCCGGATCTGGATTGAAGACGAACGTCCGGCCAGTACTTGGACTGACCGAGTAGATTTGTTCGGGTCTGTTCCCGAAACTGATAAATCTATTAAAACTGATAAAACCATTGATGAGAATTTTACACTCTCACCAGGACTTACTCTACTGATCTGTCAGACTCTTTTGGAACTGATGAAGGGATGCTTGGAAGTGTTGGCAGTCCCCTCACCGGGCGCGGAGTCTAATGTGACTCGCATCCAATGCTCTATCCCCTTAATGATTCTCCAGACGCCATCGCTGGGGCAGGAAGGGAAGTAG
- the rplU gene encoding 50S ribosomal protein L21 yields MTYAIIETGGKQLRVEPGRFYDIELLHVEPEAQVTIDKVLFVHNDGEISIGQPLVEGATVEGTVMRHFRGRKVIVYKMKPKKKTRKKRGHRQEITRLMINSISLNGEAIATAETSSSQPEAPQKSAAPEETADNAAE; encoded by the coding sequence ATGACTTACGCAATTATTGAAACCGGCGGCAAACAACTGCGAGTAGAACCGGGCCGCTTCTACGATATCGAACTGCTGCACGTTGAACCAGAAGCACAAGTTACGATCGACAAAGTACTGTTCGTTCACAACGACGGCGAAATTAGCATCGGTCAGCCCTTAGTCGAAGGCGCTACCGTAGAAGGCACAGTGATGCGACACTTTCGCGGGCGCAAAGTCATCGTCTACAAGATGAAGCCCAAGAAGAAAACCCGCAAAAAACGGGGGCATCGCCAGGAAATCACTCGCCTGATGATTAACTCTATCAGTTTGAACGGGGAAGCGATCGCAACTGCTGAAACTTCATCATCCCAGCCTGAAGCCCCCCAAAAATCAGCTGCTCCCGAAGAAACCGCTGATAACGCAGCAGAATAG
- a CDS encoding GNAT family N-acetyltransferase produces the protein MQMEEDVIPGTGDQATRNSRIFFSTDRDIDLYELEELCDAVGWSRRPLRKVKKAIQYSFLVSSMWEVRGNRRRLIGFARATSDHAFNATIWDVVVHPDFQSKGLGKALMKYTIKKLRSEDISNITLFADPHVLDFYHGLGFISDPEGIKGMFWYPN, from the coding sequence ATGCAGATGGAAGAAGATGTGATTCCAGGAACGGGCGATCAAGCCACCCGGAACAGTCGCATCTTTTTCAGTACCGACCGGGACATAGACCTCTACGAACTAGAAGAACTATGCGATGCAGTGGGTTGGTCCCGCCGACCGCTGCGTAAGGTCAAAAAAGCCATTCAGTATAGTTTCCTTGTCAGTTCCATGTGGGAGGTGAGAGGAAACCGTCGTCGGCTGATTGGCTTTGCCCGTGCTACTTCCGACCATGCGTTTAACGCCACCATTTGGGATGTGGTCGTTCACCCGGACTTTCAAAGTAAGGGGCTGGGAAAGGCGTTAATGAAGTATACGATTAAGAAACTCCGCAGTGAGGATATTAGCAACATTACCTTATTCGCCGACCCCCATGTCCTAGATTTCTATCACGGTCTAGGATTTATTTCTGACCCGGAAGGTATCAAGGGGATGTTTTGGTATCCCAACTAG